The sequence TTCAAATTTTTTCTTTGTGAATGTTTTTTGGGCAGGAAGCTCCACATGTAAATAACAGGTTGAATTCTCAAAAATATTTGCCAGCGGTTCCTGACACACGACTCCACTTTTTTCTACTCCGCAAAATTTGAACAGTACCTGTTTTTTATCCTCCAGAATATGTTTTCGACAGAATTTACAGCAAGGCAGTGTCCTTTCTCCACATTTTACTCCTCCTTCTGTGAATGCACATTTTGGATACGATGGAACCTTTTGCTGTAAACCTTCAGTTGCTTTGGCCCGTTTTTCCAAGTATTTCCTATGTAAAATAGCTTCCATACCCTGTTTATTATGGTAATGATTTAAAGCCTTCAACTTTTCGTACATTAATCGTTCTCTCGGTGTGTCTTTAACCTGATCATGAATACTACAATATTGTTCTTGCTCTCGGCGTAACTCATGAAGATACCGCCTTCGTTTTTCCTTTAACACATGTTGAAGACGATGGAATTGATCGATATAAAGTGCTTGTAGTCTTATCAGCTTCTCCTTGGTAATCAATGTTGCTTCTTCGGCAGTATAAATCCCAGCGTGTTTGAGTAGATCCTCATTTTGGGAATCCACACTTTCGTTATCGGAGTTATCCATTTCATAGCCGTGCCATGTATTTCCAAGTGTAGTAACATCTTCTTCGGAACTACTTTCAGATGCATAGTCCAATACAACACGGCCGGATTCGTTGATTATGGCTACGTCGATATCAACTATAAGCAAATAAGCATTCAGCCAACTGAACCAATTTAACATAAAATGTAAAACCAAACTTACCATACGGATCGACAGACGGTGTGACCACATCTACGTCTCCGTCTTCTTCGTCATCGTGAACAGATATTTTAAGAGCAGAGCAATTCGCAAACTGGTGCTGTTTAGACTTATCCACTTTCACGTGGTGGGTAAGATTATGAAGTAATGTCTCTGTGGTTTCAATTGGTGTGTGTTTGCCGATCGTAGATTTAGTTTTCGTCAGCTGCGTCAAACGGCTATGTTCGAAGCAGTAATTTGTACCGTAATCCTTTTTATTGTCATACTTGGGGGCTGGTTCCTGACAGCGTTTGCCGTTGGACGCAAAGAAAAATGCACACTGCTTGTATGGGGCTCTGGAATCTTGCAGAATGTGCCGTTTGCAATAATTGTATTGCTCCAACCGAGGTAACGTACAGTCGTACGTGAGATTGGAACATACTTTGGATTTTTTCTCGATCTCCATATGAATTTGATTACGCAGAGCTATTTCTTGATCAGCGTTTGCTTCGGATACAACTGTACACCGATTACTCGAAATTGCGACGCGGCTACCTCCTGTAGATTTAGTCGTAAGCGGATATGGGCGAGTTCTTAGCTGTCCACGATGATTGTTCATCTTCCTAGGACTTTTctaaaaaagaaataaatgcTAAACTCGGTAAAAATattcgttcatttttaacgaGAAACGCGTTTTCCTTACGAGAATGTTTTCGTCTCGCATTTTCCCAATAAGAAGCCAGATGACAAGCTAGCAGAGATGCCAGTGAACTCGAAAATAAATCAGGATTTCAAGTTCCCCATAGAGAATGAAGTACGATATCGGATAATTGAGCAAAAAAACCGACCACATCAAATTTAAAAGTCTGCATAGTTTCATGAATATTcgtgaaaaatatgattttcgaAAGTCTGCTAAAAAATCTGCATGAAAAACATGTCTACTGATTTCTGCAGACAAACaggcaaatctgcagacctggcatcgtTGCAAGCCAGATGACATAATTAATTGTACTAAAATATCACACTGAGAAAAATTCGAGCCAAACGCAGAACTTATTCTACCCGTCGCGCCATCTAAGTTTCATAATATGAACATTAGAATAGAGAGCACGCAATATTTCGATTAATTTGATAGATGcaattttttcacgtttgaaaatcaaaaacgttaaaaatacgtgaaaaatctaatgcacttgataCGTgcgcacttccggtgaaactctcaacgggtgagcacgttgcatcgtgttagtccggagaatatcgagtatttcgcaagaaaagattttcagccgtactttgatgattcgacgcagccacacagcgagattttcgcttgtagtcaagtgaaaacaaagtccattggactataaacgaaaattaacaagAATGTCGTATTAATTATTAATCTAAAGTAAATTTACAAACCGGATAATAGGTATAGTCAAAAGAATATTGATATTAACGGCTATTACAATACATAGCGTATTCGTTTACTTTCTACCTTTTAAATGAATCGCGTCCCACAATTAGCTTTTTTACACTGATTGCACGATGACAACATGGGCCAAACATACGGACCATCGCTACATATAAATCACATAAAATTCATGAGAATTCTACAAAGTATATGAAACTCGTGCTACTTACAAAGTTGATGAAACTCGTGCTACTTTCAGTTGAAATACAGATGAAAACGATAAGGTTTTACAATAATAAACAATAATAAGGTATACTGATATCGCCAGAATCTGTATAAATTTCATATGATTATCACATTGTTTTACATAtagattttaaatgaatcacgaTTTGCCAAATCAACTGTTTTTCATATATGTACATTCCTGATGTATATCTACTTAACAAATGTGTTCAGAACATGTTAGACTATTCAACATCAAAATATATTACATCAAAAGAGGAAAACATCTAAGTTGAGTGGAAACGAAGCTAAACTTACATTTTCCagataaaattatgaaaacagAGCACTTAGTTTTATGTTTGATATGTAAAAGCCGAGGGGTAAATTACTTTGAAACAATAACACCCCCAATATAATAGAGACAATTTGATAATCAACTCCGGCTCTCAAAACGCACATTAAATATATGTGCTGTCTACACATGAATCGATCGTATATATTGTTATCAGTGTACATGTTATAATCGACTATTTACCGAGAATTTCTTCCTGATATTCTCTAAAGCTTGGACACCCTAATAGTAATGATTCCGTttggagcagagatgccagatattttcatagaaaatctgtattctttgtataaaaaatctgtattaatctgtattcactaataaaatgaaattcttacaacaaaatgatgataaaagatgttattccaatagattgtggttgtatctttttccaaaaaaacatcttttctgttagtttttcattcatttggcttctccaatatatgttttcactcagtcattgaaaaaaattgaatatcagttcaaattggtttcaaattttaatatataaatggatttcacagatttttatattaatttgtgatttgtccgttgattgatagacttttgTATCGTCagtggaatcaaatactaaaagatagctcaggcagaaaagttaaatttgttctttcttactttttgtgacatctgtataaatatggataaaattttgaaaatctgtataaaatctgtactctgtattaaatctgtatgcgtatgtaaaaatctgtataatacagataaatctgtataaatggcatctctggtttggAGTGAGTTCAATGTACACTCCAAATTGCAACCCTGCTGTTGACAGTTCGTTTTCTTCGTCTCTTTGTGATGTCAAAGGAGAAACGTCAAATACCTGAATCTCGTCGTTGTGAGGTCGGCCATTACGGAGTGCGAAACATAGCTCAGTGAAGTGCATATTTCTACGCGTAAATATTCTTACAAAACTCACATACCACTTGCTGGAACTATCGTCATCTCAAAGACGCCAGTGTCCAGCATTTTCGCTGATTTTCGAACGTCGGGAATACACGTAAAGttcgaaaaaagaaaatttgatGGCGCTTGTGGATTCGTGAGGCGAGGTGAAAGTCAAGTTTCGCGACACGGCGGAAAGCACATACGTAACACTCTACTAGTTCCCTGCGTAAAACAATGGCGTCTCGGGAAGAAGTTTTCGCCTGCTGCTGACTTCAATGAATGGATGATGAAATTTTTTTGCAGCTCAAATTTTAGCCAATAGAAACGGCACTCAGcatttaattttatcaaatttatgTCGGCTAGGTGGTAAACTAACGAATCGTTAGTAGAATCGGAATACTCACAATCATTATCAGCGTAAAATTTACGAAAACCTGCACAGTAAGCTCTTACAGCGACTTCCACGAGCAATAACAAATCACTGCACTGTGgacgccatattggaaaattttcTCTTGCAACCACGCATTTGTACAGTGCGACTTGCGAGTGTGGGCACTTtcgagtgtatgtgtgtgccgTTATTTATTGCCAAGCTGGTCAGAGGAATCGAAGGTAGCGGAAATAGGTGCATTCGTGTGAGTGCGCACACGAGTGTTGTCACAGGAACGAGGCTAGGTTGTCAATAACGCAGTTATTTT comes from Malaya genurostris strain Urasoe2022 chromosome 3, Malgen_1.1, whole genome shotgun sequence and encodes:
- the LOC131434303 gene encoding KAT8 regulatory NSL complex subunit 2 isoform X2, with translation MIKSPRKMNNHRGQLRTRPYPLTTKSTGGSRVAISSNRCTVVSEANADQEIALRNQIHMEIEKKSKVCSNLTYDCTLPRLEQYNYCKRHILQDSRAPYKQCAFFFASNGKRCQEPAPKYDNKKDYGTNYCFEHSRLTQLTKTKSTIGKHTPIETTETLLHNLTHHVKVDKSKQHQFANCSALKISVHDDEEDGDVDVVTPSVDPYVDIDVAIINESGRVVLDYASESSSEEDVTTLGNTWHGYEMDNSDNESVDSQNEDLLKHAGIYTAEEATLITKEKLIRLQALYIDQFHRLQHVLKEKRRRYLHELRREQEQYCSIHDQVKDTPRERLMYEKLKALNHYHNKQGMEAILHRKYLEKRAKATEGLQQKVPSYPKCAFTEGGVKCGERTLPCCKFCRKHILEDKKQVLFKFCGVEKSGVVCQEPLANIFENSTCYLHVELPAQKTFTKKKFESESEGEEEFPPEIKQEVLDNSVKGQKNSPSQTSSTTTTAAEGDDQDLSNEPPIVEHNITIVHDSDPGNLEDSLPICVIPKPVPIKDTHREIKTDNDEDKQKSVILDETEKKDTESSDHSQ
- the LOC131434303 gene encoding KAT8 regulatory NSL complex subunit 2 isoform X1 → MRDENILKSPRKMNNHRGQLRTRPYPLTTKSTGGSRVAISSNRCTVVSEANADQEIALRNQIHMEIEKKSKVCSNLTYDCTLPRLEQYNYCKRHILQDSRAPYKQCAFFFASNGKRCQEPAPKYDNKKDYGTNYCFEHSRLTQLTKTKSTIGKHTPIETTETLLHNLTHHVKVDKSKQHQFANCSALKISVHDDEEDGDVDVVTPSVDPYVDIDVAIINESGRVVLDYASESSSEEDVTTLGNTWHGYEMDNSDNESVDSQNEDLLKHAGIYTAEEATLITKEKLIRLQALYIDQFHRLQHVLKEKRRRYLHELRREQEQYCSIHDQVKDTPRERLMYEKLKALNHYHNKQGMEAILHRKYLEKRAKATEGLQQKVPSYPKCAFTEGGVKCGERTLPCCKFCRKHILEDKKQVLFKFCGVEKSGVVCQEPLANIFENSTCYLHVELPAQKTFTKKKFESESEGEEEFPPEIKQEVLDNSVKGQKNSPSQTSSTTTTAAEGDDQDLSNEPPIVEHNITIVHDSDPGNLEDSLPICVIPKPVPIKDTHREIKTDNDEDKQKSVILDETEKKDTESSDHSQ